The window AATTTCCGCTTCGGAATTTCATTTTATGACATATAATGCTTAAAGGTATATCTTAATATATTCTCTGCAAAGTTATGCAACTACCACAAGGGATCCGACAACGAGAGCTTTGTGAGCAATTGGGCTTAGACTATAAAACTGTTGCAGCAACAGCCAAAAGCCTAGGTCTTAGCACCCATGAGTATTTGCAACAGCAAACCGGCTGGATTCTTAGAGATGAATTGTATTATCCTCCAGGCACAAGGTTTCTTGAATCAGACAGAACGCTACCACCCTCAAGTCTGCTAGCGCATTCATCTAGAGACCCAAGAGAGAGCCTTCCTTTTTTTCTCTTACTGCTTATCCTAGCGCTCTCCGTCTTACTAACCAATCGTTTGGATCCAGAAACGATACGGGAGTCCATCACTAGATTAGGTCTGTTGGCTCCTATTGCCCTCATCGGGCTACGATCCCTCAGTATTGTCATCCCTGCCATACCCAGTACCCTTTATTCCATCTTGGCTGGAGCGCTCTTTGGGCTTGGAACGGGCATTCTTTATATAGCAATCGCCGATTTTCTAGCCTGTATGCTTAATTTTTATCTCGCTAAAAGGTTTGGCCGAAGACTGGTACAACGAATGGTTGGGCAAAGGTTCATGTACAAAGTTGACACTCTATCGAGCAAGTATCTGGAGAATAATATTTTTCTTACTTCAGGATTTTTAATGACCGGACTGTTCGATTTTGTCGCTTACGCGGTTGGATTAACTCAAATGAAGTGGCAAAACTTTACTCTGGCTTTGATTCTAGGGATCACAGTCTCCACCCCTCCTGTCGTAGCCTTAGGTGCAGGGATCCTGGAGCAGGGAAGATGGCTGTTGGGCTTGGCTCTGTTGGGAATGTTTGCTCTAGCTATGTTGACAGGATGGCTAAATAGAAGACGAGAATCTTAAGAATCCTTTTAGAATATCTTGATGAAAATCTTCTAAAAACATCACCTGAAGTGGGATTTATATTTCAACTCTTTAATCTTATCAACATAAACTAGCAAAGAGCGATTTTTGAGTCGATGGATCAGTTTATCTTTTTCATAAATCTGGAAAAACCTTGTAACTGTCACCCTCGTTGTCCCAATCATTTCGCTAAGGTGCTGATGGGTAAGAGAAACTTCCAGCCGATAGCTATTGCCTTCTAGGATTCCAAATCTTTCAGCTATCCAGGCCAATAAGTCTAGCAGCCTGAGATAGATTTTTGAGTGTTGCAAGATGTAAATCCATTCCTGGCAGCGCCGTATGTGCTGCAGAGTTACTGACTGGATCCAACCTTGCTCTTGCTGACAAAAGCACCGCAGTTGCTCTGCTGGGAGAATCCTGGCTTCAACATAGGGGGATAAACACTCAGCTTTTAATCCCTTGACCAGATTTTGTTCCAA of the Thermostichus vulcanus str. 'Rupite' genome contains:
- a CDS encoding TVP38/TMEM64 family protein — its product is MAPIALIGLRSLSIVIPAIPSTLYSILAGALFGLGTGILYIAIADFLACMLNFYLAKRFGRRLVQRMVGQRFMYKVDTLSSKYLENNIFLTSGFLMTGLFDFVAYAVGLTQMKWQNFTLALILGITVSTPPVVALGAGILEQGRWLLGLALLGMFALAMLTGWLNRRRES
- a CDS encoding Crp/Fnr family transcriptional regulator — its product is MSSIQPIVFPTSRSHLDFVTSFGQMKTFKRGDPLPLIEGSLWQIEAGILRTLILGSEGETFTLGLWGKGDVVGLEQNLVKGLKAECLSPYVEARILPAEQLRCFCQQEQGWIQSVTLQHIRRCQEWIYILQHSKIYLRLLDLLAWIAERFGILEGNSYRLEVSLTHQHLSEMIGTTRVTVTRFFQIYEKDKLIHRLKNRSLLVYVDKIKELKYKSHFR